A window from Myxococcus fulvus encodes these proteins:
- a CDS encoding TldD/PmbA family protein encodes MLLAAAPAQTDSRQVLLDAMSSELSRNQQQLKLQSHEPPYFMSYQLKDYEQEVVAARFGAIFMDDGYRERRLYVDARVGDYAFDSSVAEGLEFSFSTKGTSYTARKEGPLDDSPLALRTSLWLLTDEKYKSALFQFLKKKGEDVYSVEDPKRPASFTKEKPSTFVQPPVARPFDRARWLKVAREVSAQFNAHPELFDSEVRITADKVTRLFVSTEGTRLVTEETLYGLHVSAVTRAPDGQLLDDSRDFYAPTEAGLPDDERIRQSAAKVIEELMALRQAPAIDPYTGPAILAPEASGVLFHETVGHRLEGDRQDGDNEGKTFKGQVGKLVLPAFLSIHDDPSQRALAGEPLNGYYLYDEEGVKGQRVTLVEKGVLRNYLLGRRPVEGFLQSNGHGRSQGTLKPVARMANLMVESTRQVSDEKLKQMLIDEAKKQGKPYGLIIRDITGGNTNTSSYGYQAFKGVPRMVYRVDVKTGKETLVRGVEIVGTPLSAVNRIVATGQKRGIFNGFCGAESGNVPVSTVAPAALLQEIELQRAVEGKDRPPLLPSPAAQQAPPPAAKP; translated from the coding sequence ATGTTGCTGGCGGCGGCGCCCGCGCAGACCGACTCGCGCCAGGTGCTCCTCGACGCCATGTCGAGCGAGCTCTCGCGCAATCAACAACAGCTCAAGCTGCAGAGCCACGAGCCGCCGTACTTCATGAGCTACCAGCTCAAGGACTACGAGCAGGAGGTCGTGGCCGCGCGCTTTGGCGCCATCTTCATGGACGACGGCTACCGGGAGCGGCGGCTGTACGTCGACGCCCGCGTGGGCGACTACGCCTTCGACAGCTCCGTCGCGGAGGGGCTGGAGTTCTCCTTCTCCACCAAGGGCACCAGCTACACGGCGCGCAAGGAGGGGCCGCTGGACGACTCGCCCCTGGCGCTGCGCACGTCGCTGTGGCTGCTCACCGACGAGAAGTACAAGTCCGCGCTCTTCCAGTTCCTGAAGAAGAAGGGCGAGGACGTGTACTCGGTGGAGGACCCGAAGCGGCCCGCCTCCTTCACGAAGGAGAAGCCGAGCACCTTCGTCCAGCCGCCGGTGGCCCGTCCGTTCGACCGGGCGCGCTGGCTGAAGGTGGCGCGCGAGGTGTCCGCGCAGTTCAACGCGCATCCGGAGTTGTTCGACTCGGAGGTGCGCATCACCGCCGACAAGGTGACGCGGCTGTTCGTGTCCACGGAGGGCACGCGGCTGGTGACGGAGGAGACGCTGTACGGGCTCCACGTCTCCGCGGTGACGCGGGCGCCGGACGGACAGCTGCTGGATGACTCGCGCGACTTCTACGCGCCCACGGAGGCGGGGCTGCCGGACGACGAGCGCATCCGTCAGTCGGCGGCGAAGGTCATCGAGGAGCTGATGGCGCTGCGGCAGGCGCCGGCCATCGACCCGTACACGGGCCCGGCCATCCTCGCGCCCGAGGCCTCCGGCGTGCTCTTCCACGAGACGGTGGGCCACCGGTTGGAGGGAGATCGGCAGGACGGCGACAACGAGGGGAAGACCTTCAAGGGACAGGTGGGCAAGCTGGTGCTGCCCGCGTTCCTGTCCATCCATGATGATCCGTCGCAGCGCGCGCTCGCGGGGGAGCCGCTCAACGGCTACTACCTCTACGACGAGGAGGGCGTGAAGGGGCAGCGGGTGACGCTGGTGGAGAAGGGCGTGCTGCGCAACTACCTGCTGGGGCGCCGTCCGGTGGAGGGCTTCCTCCAGTCGAACGGGCACGGTCGCAGCCAGGGCACGCTCAAGCCGGTGGCGCGCATGGCGAACCTCATGGTGGAGAGCACGCGTCAGGTGAGCGACGAGAAGCTGAAGCAGATGCTCATCGACGAGGCGAAGAAGCAGGGCAAGCCGTACGGCCTCATCATCCGCGACATCACCGGTGGCAACACGAACACGTCCAGCTACGGCTATCAGGCCTTCAAGGGCGTGCCGCGCATGGTGTACCGGGTGGACGTGAAGACGGGGAAGGAGACGCTGGTGCGCGGCGTGGAGATCGTCGGCACGCCGCTGTCCGCGGTGAACCGCATCGTCGCCACGGGGCAGAAGCGCGGCATCTTCAACGGCTTCTGCGGCGCGGAGAGCGGGAACGTGCCGGTGTCCACGGTGGCGCCGGCGGCGCTGCTGCAGGAGATCGAGCTGCAGCGCGCGGTGGAGGGCAAGGACCGTCCGCCCCTCCTCCCGAGCCCCGCGGCGCAGCAGGCTCCGCCGCCCGCCGCGAAGCCCTGA
- a CDS encoding OmpA family protein — translation MSTGDAWLELAHDDRLSQDGFWELVSVEYTLDGRTLPSTMSPGSAGPRHALPLGLRWLDVSVVYEGRSSVFSYVDAYRFVMRGRVTIDARPGDTVRITSTAYERDGVTVQWQQRPAFILLGQPQEAIVGIEYGPVVNTPLPDEVAARVVDEVLAEARRLSPERPATASISEAVAPPVTCELEPVFFAFFDTRLSAEGEASLLRAAECLHRGPRLRVRLRGHADILGPESVNASLGLGRAQSVAAKLQALGIEGARLVLETQGADLPPCNDGTPGCMARSRRVELLVESSPP, via the coding sequence GTGTCGACCGGGGACGCGTGGTTGGAGCTGGCGCACGATGACAGGCTCAGCCAGGACGGATTCTGGGAGCTCGTCTCCGTGGAGTACACGTTGGATGGGCGGACCTTGCCGTCCACGATGTCTCCGGGGTCCGCGGGGCCTCGACACGCGCTGCCGCTCGGGCTGCGCTGGCTCGACGTGTCGGTGGTGTACGAGGGGCGCTCGTCGGTCTTCTCGTACGTGGATGCGTACCGCTTCGTGATGCGCGGCCGCGTCACCATCGACGCGCGTCCCGGGGACACGGTGCGGATCACCTCGACGGCCTACGAGCGCGACGGGGTCACCGTGCAGTGGCAGCAGCGCCCGGCCTTCATTCTCCTGGGCCAGCCCCAGGAGGCCATCGTCGGAATCGAGTACGGGCCCGTGGTGAACACACCGCTCCCCGACGAAGTGGCCGCGCGCGTCGTCGATGAGGTGCTCGCGGAGGCGCGTCGACTCTCGCCCGAACGTCCCGCCACCGCGTCCATTTCGGAGGCCGTCGCGCCTCCCGTCACGTGCGAGCTCGAGCCCGTCTTCTTCGCCTTCTTCGACACCCGGCTCTCGGCGGAAGGGGAGGCCTCGCTGCTGCGCGCCGCGGAGTGTCTCCACCGGGGGCCGCGGCTGCGCGTCCGACTGCGCGGACACGCGGACATCCTCGGCCCCGAGTCCGTCAACGCCTCGCTGGGCCTGGGCCGCGCACAGTCCGTGGCCGCGAAGCTCCAGGCGCTCGGCATCGAGGGCGCGCGGCTGGTCCTGGAGACCCAGGGCGCGGACCTGCCTCCGTGCAACGACGGCACCCCGGGATGCATGGCGCGCAGCCGCCGGGTGGAGCTGCTCGTGGAGTCCTCGCCGCCCTGA